The Daucus carota subsp. sativus chromosome 2, DH1 v3.0, whole genome shotgun sequence genome includes a window with the following:
- the LOC108208286 gene encoding palmitoyl-[acyl-carrier-protein] 4-desaturase, chloroplastic, whose protein sequence is MAMKLNALSLQCPKGNSFTRVAPPQVGRVVRSNVPMASTLHASPLVLDTLKAPRPHVDEIFTSLEGWARDNILVHLKSVENSWQPQDYLPDPTSDGFEEQVKEIRERAKEIPDDYFVVLVGDMITEEALPTYMSMLNRCDGIKDETGAAPDAWATWTRAWTAEENRHGDLLNKYLYLSGRVDMRMIEKTIQYLIGSGMDTKTENCPYMGFIYTSFQERATFISHANTAKLARHYGDKSLAQVCGNIASDEKRHATAYTKIVEKLAEIDPDTTVIAFADMMRKKIQMPAHAMYDGSDTLLFKHFTAVAQQIGVYSAWDYCEIIDFLVEKWNVQKMTGLSDQGRKAQEYVCGLAAKIRRVEEKVQGKEKKAVQLPVSFSWIFNRQIMI, encoded by the exons aTGGCTATGAAATTGAACGCCCTCAGTCTGCAGTGCCCAAAAGGAAACAGCTTCACAAGGGTGGCTCCTCCTCAAGTAGGGAGGGTGGTGAGATCAAACGTGCCCATGGCTTCAACTCTTCATGCTAGCCCCCT GGTGCTTGATACGCTGAAGGCTCCAAGGCCTCACGTGGATGAGATATTcacctctctggaaggttgggCCAGGGACAACATCCTGGTGCATCTGAAATCCGTTGAGAACTCATGGCAGCCACAGGACTATCTGCCTGATCCGACGTCTGATGGATTTGAAGAGCAAGTGAAGGAGATCAGGGAACGGGCCAAGGAGATCCCCGACGACTACTTCGTTGTTCTGGTGGGAGACATGATCACTGAAGAGGCACTCCCAACTTACATGTCCATGCTTAACAGATGTGATGGCATCAAGGATGAGACTGGCGCTGCACCTGATGCTTGGGCAACATGGACCAGGGCCTGGACTGCTGAGGAGAACCGCCATGGCGATCTCCTCAACAAGTATCTTTATCTCTCTGGCCGAGTTGATATGAGGATGATTGAGAAGACTATTCAGTATCTTATTGGCTCCGGAATG GAtacaaagacagagaactgtccCTACATGGGCTTCATCTACACATCTTTTCAAGAGAGGGCAACATTCATCTCCCATGCCAACACAGCCAAACTCGCTCGGCACTACGGTGACAAGAGCCTAGCTCAGGTCTGTGGCAACATTGCCTCCGATGAGAAACGCCACGCCACTGCCTACACCAAAATCGTGGAGAAGCTGGCTGAGATTGATCCTGACACCACAGTGATCGCGTTTGCTGATATGATGAGGAAGAAAATCCAAATGCCAGCTCATGCAATGTATGATGGCTCGGACACTCTGCTCTTCAAGCACTTCACAGCCGTGGCACAGCAGATTGGAGTCTACTCGGCATGGGATTACTGCGAAATAATTGATTTTCTCGTGGAGAAGTGGAATGTGCAGAAGATGACGGGGCTTTCGGATCAGGGGAGAAAGGCTCAGGAATATGTTTGTGGCTTGGCTGCTAAAATAAGGAGAGTTGAGGAGAAGGTTCAGGGGAAGGAGAAGAAAGCTGTGCAGCTGCCTGTCTCTTTCAGCTGGATTTTCAACCGTCAGATCATGATATGA